One window from the genome of Pseudomonas fluorescens encodes:
- a CDS encoding putative quinol monooxygenase produces the protein MSRQVINTVQVQAAAGRSEDLGRQLQQIVETLRALPGCDAYMVDRCPDDGDRWNVSARWQSEAAMQAHFNCPEVQGFISLIDNRLARSVDFNSFPVV, from the coding sequence ATGTCTCGCCAAGTGATCAATACCGTACAGGTGCAAGCCGCCGCCGGGCGCTCGGAAGATCTGGGCCGGCAATTGCAGCAGATCGTCGAAACCCTGCGTGCCCTGCCAGGCTGCGACGCCTATATGGTCGACCGTTGCCCGGACGATGGCGACCGCTGGAACGTCAGCGCCCGCTGGCAATCGGAGGCGGCCATGCAAGCCCACTTCAACTGTCCGGAAGTGCAAGGTTTCATCAGCCTGATCGACAACCGCCTGGCTCGAAGCGTGGATTTCAATAGTTTTCCGGTTGTCTGA